The Myotis daubentonii chromosome 9, mMyoDau2.1, whole genome shotgun sequence genome has a segment encoding these proteins:
- the LOC132240988 gene encoding ferritin light chain-like — MSSQIRQNYSTEVEAEVNRLANLHLQAFYTYLSLGFYFNRDDVASQGVGHFFRVLEEKKFKGAELLFKMQNQRGGRIVLHDVKKPSQHEWGKTQDAMEAALALEKNLNQALLELHALGSAHKDPHLSNFLEKHFLDEEVKLIKKMGDQLTNLRRLASSQAGLDSPQAGLGEYLFERLTLKHHSKPLEPRGL; from the coding sequence atgagctcccagattcgtcagaattattccaccgaggtggaggctgagGTCAACCGGCTGGCCAACCTGCACCTGCAGGCCTTCTATActtacctctctctgggcttctatttcaacCGTGATGATGTGGCTTCCCAGGGTGTGGGCCACTTCTTCCGAGTGTTGGAGGAGAAGAAGTTCAAGGGCGCTGAGCTTCTTTTTAAGATGCAAAACCAGCGAGGTGGCCGCATTGTTCTCCATGATGTGAAGAAGCCTTCCCAGCATGAGtggggcaaaactcaggacgccatggaagctgccctggccttggagaagaacctgaaccaggcccttttggagctgcatgCCCTGGGTTCTGCCCATAAAGACCCTCATCTCTCTAACTTCCTGGAGAAACATttcctggatgaggaggtgaaactcatcaagaagatgggcgaccAGCTGACTAACCTCCGCAGACTGGCCagctcccaggctgggctggacagcccccaggctgggctgggcgagtatctctttgaaaggctcaccctcaagcaccaCTCGAAGCCTTTGGAacccagaggcctttga